A single region of the Aurantiacibacter sp. MUD11 genome encodes:
- a CDS encoding TIGR03013 family XrtA/PEP-CTERM system glycosyltransferase, producing MVRLFKHYIPHAVLLLGLLDLALLLIAADLAWTLRAAQIGTDPGTLGERLLPLGGYAVTTLSAMIAVGVYGPDALRSMRFACARLLVAISLAILALALLDFVLPGHTYWRSTLLYAMALAIVLLVLNRAIVGGLLGTTAFRRRILVLGAGLRAQRLKELAAKPGSGFAVVGFIDMTGSNALVPEAVPRSAIADLSGHVANLGASEVVLALEERRNALPLKDLLRVKTAGVHVNEFSSFLERETGRVDLDTLNPSWLIFSDGFSSGRAISSFAKRAFDICASGLLLLVTFPVIAVFALLVKLDSKGPAFFRQKRVGLYGQTFEIIKLRSMRTDAEKDGAKWADKDDPRITRIGSFIRKVRIDELPQVWTVLTGRMSFVGPRPEVPQFVDDLEDKLPYYAERHMVKPGITGWAQINYPYGASIEDARQKLEYDLYYAKNYTPFLDLLIMLQTLRVVLWPEGAR from the coding sequence ATGGTCCGTCTCTTCAAGCACTATATTCCGCATGCCGTCCTGCTGCTGGGCCTGCTTGACCTCGCCCTGCTGCTGATCGCGGCCGATCTCGCGTGGACCTTGCGCGCGGCACAGATCGGCACCGATCCGGGCACGCTGGGCGAGCGCCTGCTCCCATTGGGCGGCTATGCCGTGACCACGCTGTCGGCGATGATCGCGGTGGGCGTCTACGGTCCCGATGCGCTGCGCTCGATGCGCTTTGCCTGCGCGCGGCTGCTGGTGGCGATCAGCCTGGCGATCCTGGCATTGGCGCTGCTCGACTTCGTGCTGCCGGGGCACACCTACTGGCGCTCCACGCTACTCTACGCGATGGCGCTGGCCATCGTCCTGCTGGTGCTCAACCGCGCCATCGTCGGTGGGCTGCTGGGCACTACGGCCTTCCGCCGCCGCATCCTCGTGCTCGGTGCGGGCCTGCGGGCGCAGCGACTGAAGGAGCTTGCCGCCAAACCCGGCAGCGGTTTCGCGGTGGTCGGCTTCATCGACATGACCGGCAGCAATGCCCTGGTCCCCGAAGCGGTACCGCGCTCTGCCATTGCCGACCTTTCCGGCCATGTCGCCAACCTTGGCGCGAGCGAAGTGGTCCTGGCGCTGGAGGAGCGCCGCAACGCCTTGCCGCTGAAGGACTTGCTGCGGGTGAAGACCGCTGGCGTCCACGTGAACGAATTCTCCAGCTTCCTGGAGCGGGAGACCGGACGCGTCGACCTCGACACGCTCAATCCCAGCTGGCTGATCTTTTCCGACGGGTTTTCCTCGGGTCGCGCGATTTCCTCCTTCGCGAAACGGGCGTTCGATATCTGCGCCAGCGGTCTGTTGCTGCTGGTGACCTTCCCGGTGATCGCCGTGTTTGCGCTGCTGGTGAAATTGGACAGCAAGGGACCGGCCTTCTTCCGCCAGAAGCGTGTCGGGCTCTATGGCCAGACCTTCGAGATCATCAAGTTGCGTTCCATGCGCACCGATGCCGAAAAGGACGGGGCCAAGTGGGCGGACAAGGACGATCCGCGTATCACCCGCATTGGCTCGTTCATCCGCAAGGTGCGGATTGATGAGTTGCCGCAAGTGTGGACTGTGCTGACCGGCCGCATGAGCTTTGTCGGCCCCCGTCCCGAAGTGCCGCAGTTCGTCGACGACCTGGAAGACAAGCTGCCCTATTACGCCGAACGGCACATGGTGAAGCCCGGGATCACCGGCTGGGCGCAAATCAACTATCCCTATGGCGCCAGTATCGAGGACGCCCGGCAGAAGCTGGAGTACGACCTCTACTACGCCAAGAATTACACTCCCTTCCTGGACCTGCTGATCATGCTGCAGACGCTGCGCGTCGTGCTGTGGCCCGAGGGGGCGCGCTGA
- the prsK gene encoding XrtA/PEP-CTERM system histidine kinase PrsK, with protein sequence MATGWDIVGFIAYLVIASGAVALGLWLVTSERAQGPAIRASAAALFGAAMWGYAVIGLGERNVVTELVLIVSNLAWLWMLYRLFAHDGRDKNLGPIRPVVFALGFVELMQVALVGVRLRYGGPVEIDLLVVRFAITFRLLFCIGALVLVHNLYAGAAVQARQGLRWPAAALGVVWLYDLNFYTIAYLDDGLPTLLDSLRIAALGVAVILLVIGSFRNDSELRLSPSRSFAFQSFSLLLIGAYLMVMVVIAQGLAYFGSDYGRMLQTGFVLLASVVALTVLPSAKLRGWLRVTLSKNLFQHRYDYRAEWLRFTATIGRAGPQAPPLPERAVQAVADITDSPAGLLLTPREEGGLALAARWQWPELEVPAEAIDTLGAKFLADSQFIVDLDELRAGEQRDVPEVAAPKWLLEDERSWALIPLLHYERLLGVVVLARPAIARKLDWEDFDLLRVVGRQLASYMAERQSQLALGEAQQFDEFNRRIAFVMHDIKNLASQLSLLAKNAEKHAEKPEFRADMILTLRNSTDKLQALLARLGRYGSHGGKERELIDLEALLRRVAEQYKGKHEVIFLQSEPCEVRADAEGLEQALVHLIHNAVEASNETSPVFLDLHREAGTAVVEVQDSGEGMSPEFIRTRLFKPFHSSKPGGFGIGAFEARELVRSMGGRLDVESREGLGTRFSIRLPLGERASLINAMNENKEPSEVL encoded by the coding sequence ATGGCCACGGGTTGGGATATCGTCGGCTTTATTGCCTATCTCGTCATCGCCTCTGGCGCGGTGGCGCTGGGGTTGTGGCTGGTTACCAGCGAGCGGGCGCAGGGACCGGCCATCCGCGCCAGTGCAGCGGCGCTCTTCGGCGCGGCCATGTGGGGCTATGCGGTGATTGGCCTGGGCGAGCGCAATGTCGTGACCGAACTGGTCCTGATCGTCAGCAACCTGGCCTGGCTGTGGATGCTTTACCGCCTGTTCGCGCACGATGGTCGCGACAAGAACCTTGGACCGATCCGGCCGGTGGTATTCGCGCTCGGCTTCGTGGAATTGATGCAGGTCGCGCTGGTGGGCGTGCGGCTGCGGTACGGCGGTCCGGTGGAAATCGATCTCCTGGTCGTGCGCTTCGCGATAACCTTCCGCCTGCTGTTCTGCATCGGCGCGCTGGTGCTGGTGCACAATCTCTATGCCGGCGCGGCGGTGCAGGCGCGGCAGGGGCTGCGCTGGCCGGCTGCGGCACTGGGCGTGGTGTGGCTCTACGATCTCAACTTCTACACCATTGCCTATCTCGACGACGGCTTGCCGACGCTGCTCGACAGCCTGCGCATCGCGGCGCTGGGCGTTGCAGTCATCCTGCTCGTGATCGGGAGCTTTCGCAATGACAGCGAACTGCGGCTCAGCCCTTCGCGCAGCTTTGCTTTCCAGTCCTTCTCGCTGCTGCTGATCGGGGCCTACCTGATGGTGATGGTGGTGATCGCGCAGGGCCTTGCCTATTTCGGCAGCGATTACGGGCGCATGCTACAGACCGGGTTCGTGCTGCTGGCCAGCGTCGTGGCGCTGACCGTGCTGCCATCCGCCAAGCTGCGCGGATGGCTGCGGGTGACACTGTCGAAGAACCTGTTCCAGCATCGCTACGACTATCGGGCAGAGTGGCTGCGCTTCACTGCCACCATCGGCCGTGCAGGCCCGCAGGCCCCGCCATTGCCCGAACGCGCGGTACAGGCCGTGGCCGACATCACCGACAGTCCCGCCGGGCTGCTGCTGACGCCCCGCGAAGAAGGCGGGCTGGCGCTGGCGGCACGCTGGCAGTGGCCGGAGCTGGAGGTTCCGGCAGAGGCGATCGACACGCTGGGCGCCAAATTTCTCGCCGACAGCCAGTTCATCGTCGATCTCGACGAGCTGCGCGCGGGTGAGCAGCGTGACGTGCCGGAAGTTGCCGCGCCGAAGTGGCTGCTTGAGGACGAGCGCAGCTGGGCACTGATCCCGCTGTTGCACTACGAGCGCTTGCTGGGCGTGGTGGTGCTGGCGCGGCCTGCCATCGCGCGCAAGCTCGACTGGGAAGACTTCGACCTGTTGCGAGTCGTCGGGCGTCAGCTGGCCAGCTACATGGCCGAGCGCCAGAGCCAGCTGGCCCTTGGCGAGGCGCAGCAGTTCGACGAATTCAATCGCCGCATCGCCTTCGTCATGCACGATATCAAGAACCTTGCCAGCCAGCTTTCGCTGCTGGCCAAGAATGCCGAAAAGCATGCGGAGAAGCCGGAATTCCGTGCTGACATGATCCTTACGCTGCGCAACTCCACGGACAAGTTGCAGGCCCTGCTGGCACGACTTGGACGCTATGGCAGCCATGGAGGCAAGGAACGCGAATTGATCGACCTCGAAGCGCTGCTGCGGCGAGTGGCCGAGCAGTACAAGGGCAAGCACGAAGTGATCTTCCTGCAAAGCGAGCCCTGCGAGGTGCGGGCCGATGCCGAGGGGCTGGAACAGGCCCTGGTCCACCTGATCCACAACGCGGTGGAGGCCAGCAACGAGACGTCTCCGGTCTTCCTCGACCTGCACCGCGAGGCGGGCACTGCCGTCGTCGAGGTGCAGGATTCGGGCGAGGGCATGTCCCCGGAATTCATCCGGACCCGGCTGTTCAAGCCTTTCCATTCGTCCAAGCCGGGCGGCTTCGGCATCGGCGCTTTCGAGGCCCGCGAACTGGTGCGGTCGATGGGCGGGCGGCTGGACGTGGAATCGCGCGAGGGGCTGGGCACCCGCTTTTCAATACGGCTGCCGCTGGGCGAGCGGGCGAGCCTGATCAATGCCATGAACGAGAACAAGGAACCGAGTGAGGTGCTATGA